In Anopheles gambiae chromosome 2, idAnoGambNW_F1_1, whole genome shotgun sequence, a single window of DNA contains:
- the LOC133391974 gene encoding uncharacterized protein LOC133391974: protein MLTKEELLCALEVANIEVPPKATLPQLRMLYEQSVPKNKMEEQSTQNFIPQRVCADEDEVTNNGNHVAAAAILMKDKAAPTSSTQGASFDATSHQLELMALRAKIMEMEQRQTFTDGRLVHPEELKHLIPEFSDGLGINKWINTIRYNSELYGWQDRTMLLYAGSRLTGAASEWYNGFRNTLKTFDEFADTIKKAFPDRCNEAVIHSQLASVYKKISESYTSYVYRVNALGMSGHVSEEAIITYVIRGLSRDPLYDSLVTKDYRDIYDLIDNIKRYESHLLLRKNPERRSPSHINTISPRPIPPRQTTTEPLRCYNCSNHGHHSSQCTQPRRAPGSCFRCGSTSHVIRNCPVPDIRQLTVAAVQGNDNETAHLDSGENGNFVQLEAYQEL, encoded by the exons ATGCTTACAAAAGAGGAACTTCTTTGTGCTTTGGAAGTTGCTAACATCGAAGTGCCTCCGAAAGCAACTTTACCACAACTACGCATGTTGTACGAGCAAAGtgtaccgaaaaacaaaatggaggaACAATCAACCCAGAATTTCATTCCTCAAAGAGTGTGTGCAGATGAAGACGAAGTGACGAACAATGGAAACCACgttgcagcagccgccatCTTGATGAAAGACAAAGCTGCTCCGACATCTTCGACGCAAGGTGCTTCATTCGACGCAACTTCTCATCAATTGGAATTAATGGCGCTACGAGCAAAAATTATGGAAATGGAACAGCGGCAGACGTTTACGGATGGTCGATTGGTTCATCCCGAGGAGTTGAAACATTTGATACCGGAATTTTCTGACGGCCTCGGTATCAATAAGTGGATCAATACGATTCGCTACAATAGCGAATTATATGGATGGCAGGATCGCACGATGCTTTTATATGCAGGCAGTCGGTTGACTGGAGCAGCAAGCGAATGGTACAATGGCTTCCGTAACACTTTGAAGACATTCGACGAATTCGCTGACACAATTAAAAAGGCTTTTCCTGATCGCTGTAACGAAGCCGTTATTCATAGCCAATTAGCATCGGTCTACAAGAAAATTTCTGAGTCGTACACAAGCTATGTATACCGAGTAAATGCGCTGGGAATGTCAGGCCACGTGAGTGAGGAGGCTATCATAACTTATGTCATCAGAGGACTTTCTCGTGACCCTCTCTATGATAGCCTTGTGACCAAGGATTACCGCGATATTTACGACCTGATTGATAACATTAAGCGATATGAATCCCATCTTCTATTGCGCAAAAACCCAGAACGCCGCAGCCCATCTCACATCAACACCATTTCCCCGAGACCGATTCCACCAAGACAAACGACGACAGAACCTCTTCGATGTTATAACTGCTCGAATCATGGACATCATTCATCGCAATGCACACAACCTCGCCGAGCTCCGGGTTCCTGTTTCCGATGTGGTAGCACATCACATGTCATTCGCAACTGTCCTGTCCCAGATATACGTCAACTAACGGTTGCTGCGGTACAGGGCAACGACAATGAAACAGCGCATCTAGATTctggggaaaatggaaacttcGTTCAACTTGAGGCCTATCAGGAG CTCTAA